A genomic stretch from Leptotrichia sp. HSP-536 includes:
- a CDS encoding fructose bisphosphate aldolase, with product MKERLERMRNGKGFIAALDQSGGSTPKALKLYGINESEYSNDTEMFDLIHKMRTRIIKSPAFSDKEIVGAILFEQTMDRKIDDKYTADFLWEEKGVLPFLKVDKGLEELEDGVQIMKPMPGLDELLKRANERHIFGTKMRSVIKKASQTGIAKVVDQQFEVADKIIAAGLVPIIEPEVDIHNVDKAECETILKNEIKKHLDKLPETSNVMLKVTLPTVENFYKDLTEHPRVVRVVALSGGYPREKANEILAKNKGVIASFSRALTEGLSAQQSDDEFNKDLAKAIKEIYEASVK from the coding sequence ATGAAAGAAAGATTGGAAAGAATGAGAAATGGAAAAGGATTTATTGCAGCCTTGGATCAAAGTGGTGGAAGTACTCCGAAAGCATTGAAATTATACGGAATTAATGAAAGCGAATACTCTAATGATACAGAAATGTTTGATTTAATTCACAAAATGAGAACTAGAATTATAAAAAGTCCTGCCTTTAGTGATAAGGAAATTGTAGGAGCTATTTTGTTTGAGCAAACTATGGACAGAAAAATTGATGATAAATATACAGCTGACTTTTTGTGGGAAGAAAAAGGAGTTTTGCCATTTTTAAAAGTTGATAAAGGGCTTGAAGAATTAGAAGATGGAGTTCAGATAATGAAACCTATGCCAGGATTGGATGAACTTTTGAAAAGAGCGAACGAAAGACATATTTTTGGAACAAAAATGCGTTCTGTTATAAAAAAGGCATCACAAACAGGAATTGCAAAAGTTGTAGATCAGCAATTTGAAGTTGCAGATAAAATTATTGCGGCAGGACTTGTTCCAATAATTGAACCAGAAGTAGATATTCACAATGTTGATAAGGCGGAATGTGAAACAATTTTGAAAAATGAAATCAAAAAACATCTTGATAAATTGCCTGAAACTTCAAATGTTATGTTAAAAGTGACATTGCCAACAGTTGAAAACTTTTATAAAGATTTGACAGAGCATCCAAGAGTTGTTAGAGTTGTTGCATTATCAGGAGGTTATCCAAGAGAAAAAGCAAACGAAATTCTTGCTAAAAATAAAGGAGTTATCGCAAGTTTCTCAAGAGCATTAACTGAAGGATTGTCAGCACAGCAAAGTGATGATGAATTTAATAAAGATTTGGCAAAAGCTATTAAAGAAATTTATGAAGCTTCTGTAAAATAA
- the nadE gene encoding NAD(+) synthase, whose translation MKKEKDKIIDWIKKYFEENGKNCKAVVGISGGTDSSVVAALCVAALGQENVIGVLMPKGTQHDIDFSKKLVEFLQIKHYEINVEKPVNNLKELIFSQMGVNPDEFDAYKTNQPARIRMAVLYGISAIIGGRVANTCNLSEDYVGYSTKFGDAAGDFSPISDFTKTEVRKLGSELGLPEMFLKKVPEDGMSGKSDEEKLGFSYDVLDKYIRTGTISDLKVKEKIDYLHKINLHKILPMPKYKKGDE comes from the coding sequence ATGAAAAAAGAAAAAGATAAAATTATCGACTGGATTAAAAAATATTTTGAAGAAAATGGGAAAAACTGTAAAGCTGTCGTAGGAATTTCAGGAGGAACCGATTCCTCAGTTGTAGCGGCACTTTGTGTGGCAGCCTTGGGACAGGAAAACGTAATAGGAGTTCTTATGCCGAAAGGAACACAGCACGACATTGATTTTTCAAAAAAATTAGTGGAATTTTTACAAATAAAGCACTATGAAATAAATGTTGAAAAACCTGTAAATAATTTGAAAGAGCTGATTTTTTCACAAATGGGAGTAAATCCTGATGAATTTGATGCTTACAAGACGAATCAGCCCGCTAGAATACGAATGGCTGTACTGTACGGAATTTCTGCTATTATTGGAGGAAGGGTAGCTAATACTTGCAATTTATCCGAAGATTATGTGGGATATTCTACAAAATTTGGAGATGCCGCTGGAGATTTTTCACCGATTTCCGATTTTACAAAAACTGAAGTGCGAAAATTGGGAAGTGAACTTGGACTTCCTGAAATGTTTTTAAAAAAAGTGCCTGAAGACGGTATGAGCGGGAAATCTGATGAAGAAAAATTAGGATTTAGTTATGACGTTTTGGACAAATATATAAGAACGGGGACTATTTCAGATTTAAAAGTAAAAGAAAAAATAGATTATTTACATAAAATTAATTTACATAAAATACTGCCTATGCCTAAGTATAAAAAAGGAGATGAATAA
- a CDS encoding autotransporter outer membrane beta-barrel domain-containing protein — translation MKTKNSRKSRKLMLLASLCAILSCSSGGGGGSGSGDGSASNTPTPGNSSVVITDTRFTATPNLAKLKEGIYEELDYNQADSYTAIIGGNNTTIYDNIHARKYGLDVSGGITISSPTIMNVKKDGSAFWHDTGGLIGRNDIKGIFNDISNPNRLVLNMQEGSNLLTIKDAEIKLTDSDFSNIISEVPGLNSRISGTGYNEVKFNDSKLIIDEDINLDDENNKYYKTLSKITPTKITLETNKTITGTKDEQVAIKASNRIIDWGTIKLTGKNSVALFSKKTIWNSGPIEVGENSIAQYTVYDKPSSDNENENRDIITLGKSSIGIRIDREYNNIGGEGINNNTGKILSTAEKSIGIMAYTVDKPHSTGDTDHFKIENHGEINLSGDISTGIYVTGKSSTKMYNNGEIIMGDSSDRNNPSIGMFSINPNNYGENGFFGFMKVGKNSIGMVGVNGGKLKNEGRIVIAGDGGIGMYLADGTEGFNASTIETDGEGLKDVIGVVVGKDSKFTNEAFGKILINSVNGKGVVFEKGAVVVNNGEIKVNGTNISPEEVELRPVTVKALSDKINPVKSDLGIYMNSLGKTNPIEGLANLGLNSADLLIGAEATEKTNATEVTVGQDVLKPFNDSMQTSRIADWTVKSGSLVWKAEPEIKDNKIEKVTLKKQSYTKFADEKTKDVAKGLDEKYVVASEKDKQIFNYMNTLRDAESLGKAYKEIAGSQYINVQQRINQTDNLLDSQISSLQKDNAGKAGHHVETFFNKDKHDFKTEEVPNTTSTAFGASYLFNNTDSNWGAYGGVAINNYKFKDKGHSKESVSMLKAGGYKKFDLSIGDLDWTLGGDMFVSQNSMKRRIMTDKVYENKADYNAYGFSVKNEISKTYELGENSTIKPYGALKLGYGSFGKIKEKDATMGLDVKGNSYYSVKPSAGIELGYSKQVTDKTKLKASLDLAYEHELGKVDHKENEIKFINARTGYKRKSAKGESRGNLSTGVKVGLETGRFNFSVKGGYDTKDKNAHVGVGIGASF, via the coding sequence ATGAAAACTAAAAATTCTAGAAAATCAAGGAAATTAATGCTTTTAGCATCATTATGCGCCATTTTGAGCTGCTCATCTGGTGGCGGAGGTGGAAGCGGAAGTGGAGACGGTTCAGCAAGTAATACACCTACTCCAGGGAATTCATCTGTTGTGATAACTGATACAAGATTTACTGCAACACCTAATTTAGCAAAACTTAAGGAAGGAATCTATGAGGAACTTGATTATAATCAAGCAGATTCTTATACAGCAATAATTGGCGGAAATAACACTACTATATATGACAACATACATGCAAGAAAATATGGTCTTGATGTGAGTGGTGGTATTACTATATCATCTCCAACAATAATGAACGTTAAAAAAGATGGTTCTGCATTTTGGCATGATACTGGCGGTCTTATTGGTCGAAACGATATTAAGGGTATATTTAACGATATAAGTAATCCTAATAGACTAGTTCTCAATATGCAAGAAGGCTCTAATCTTCTTACAATTAAAGATGCAGAAATAAAATTAACAGATTCTGATTTCTCAAATATTATTTCAGAAGTACCAGGATTAAACTCTAGAATTAGTGGAACAGGATATAACGAAGTAAAATTTAATGACTCTAAGCTTATAATTGATGAAGATATAAATCTGGATGACGAGAATAACAAATATTATAAAACATTATCAAAAATAACTCCAACAAAAATTACTTTGGAGACAAATAAGACTATTACAGGAACAAAAGATGAACAGGTTGCTATAAAAGCAAGTAATAGAATTATAGATTGGGGTACAATTAAATTGACAGGAAAAAATTCAGTGGCATTATTTTCTAAGAAAACTATTTGGAATTCAGGTCCTATAGAAGTGGGAGAAAACTCCATTGCACAGTATACCGTTTATGATAAACCTTCTTCTGATAATGAAAATGAAAATAGGGACATTATTACATTGGGAAAATCTTCCATAGGAATACGTATAGACAGAGAGTATAATAATATTGGTGGAGAAGGTATTAATAATAATACTGGTAAAATTTTGAGCACTGCGGAGAAGAGTATTGGAATAATGGCGTATACAGTTGATAAACCCCATTCTACAGGTGATACTGATCATTTTAAAATAGAAAATCATGGAGAAATAAATCTTTCAGGAGATATCTCTACAGGAATCTATGTAACAGGAAAAAGTTCGACAAAAATGTATAACAATGGTGAAATCATAATGGGAGATTCATCTGACAGAAATAATCCAAGCATTGGAATGTTTTCTATTAATCCAAACAATTACGGAGAAAATGGTTTTTTTGGATTTATGAAAGTAGGTAAGAACTCCATAGGAATGGTCGGAGTTAATGGTGGAAAACTGAAAAATGAAGGTAGAATAGTCATTGCAGGTGATGGTGGTATAGGAATGTACCTTGCTGACGGAACAGAAGGATTCAATGCTAGTACAATAGAAACTGATGGAGAAGGTTTGAAGGATGTAATCGGAGTTGTCGTTGGAAAAGATTCCAAGTTTACAAATGAAGCTTTTGGAAAAATCCTTATTAATTCTGTAAATGGTAAGGGAGTAGTATTTGAAAAAGGAGCAGTTGTAGTAAATAATGGAGAAATCAAAGTCAATGGAACAAATATTAGTCCAGAAGAAGTGGAATTAAGACCAGTAACTGTAAAAGCTTTATCAGACAAAATAAATCCTGTAAAAAGCGACCTTGGAATATATATGAACTCCCTTGGAAAAACAAATCCTATCGAAGGATTAGCTAACCTTGGGCTGAACAGTGCAGACTTGCTAATCGGAGCAGAAGCCACTGAAAAGACTAACGCCACAGAAGTTACAGTCGGACAGGATGTATTAAAGCCTTTCAATGATTCAATGCAGACAAGCAGAATTGCTGACTGGACAGTAAAATCAGGCTCACTTGTGTGGAAAGCAGAACCTGAAATAAAGGACAACAAAATTGAAAAAGTTACCTTGAAAAAACAATCCTATACAAAATTTGCTGATGAAAAGACAAAAGATGTGGCAAAAGGGCTTGATGAAAAATACGTTGTGGCAAGCGAAAAAGATAAGCAGATATTTAATTACATGAACACACTAAGAGATGCCGAAAGTCTAGGAAAAGCCTACAAGGAGATTGCTGGAAGTCAATACATTAATGTTCAGCAAAGAATAAACCAGACAGACAACCTTCTAGACAGCCAAATTTCATCTTTGCAAAAAGACAATGCAGGCAAAGCCGGACATCACGTTGAAACATTCTTTAATAAAGATAAGCATGATTTCAAGACCGAAGAAGTTCCAAATACAACAAGCACAGCTTTCGGAGCTTCCTACCTGTTCAATAATACTGACAGTAACTGGGGAGCTTACGGAGGTGTTGCAATAAATAACTATAAATTCAAGGATAAAGGGCATTCAAAGGAAAGCGTCTCAATGCTTAAGGCTGGTGGATACAAGAAATTTGACTTGAGCATTGGCGACCTTGACTGGACTTTAGGTGGAGATATGTTTGTTTCACAAAACTCAATGAAACGTAGAATTATGACAGATAAAGTTTATGAAAACAAAGCTGACTATAATGCTTACGGATTCTCGGTTAAGAATGAAATCAGCAAGACTTATGAGTTAGGTGAAAATTCTACAATTAAACCTTATGGAGCGTTAAAGCTTGGATACGGAAGTTTTGGAAAGATTAAGGAAAAGGATGCGACTATGGGGCTAGATGTTAAAGGAAATAGTTATTACTCAGTTAAACCATCTGCTGGTATTGAACTTGGATATTCTAAACAAGTTACAGATAAAACTAAGTTAAAAGCTTCTTTGGATTTAGCGTACGAGCATGAGCTTGGAAAGGTTGACCACAAGGAAAATGAGATTAAGTTTATAAATGCGAGAACTGGGTATAAAAGAAAATCTGCAAAAGGCGAAAGCCGTGGAAACTTGAGTACCGGGGTGAAGGTCGGACTGGAGACAGGAAGATTTAACTTTTCGGTAAAAGGTGGATATGACACGAAAGACAAGAATGCTCATGTTGGTGTAGGAATTGGCGCATCGTTCTAA
- a CDS encoding adenylyltransferase/cytidyltransferase family protein, translating into MKKYKTGLVLGRFQTFHKGHEYIINKALEVCSKVLVFIGSSDKDGTQENPFSYELRKKLIKKIYENEIKKNQLVIFPLADLGAGNVTEWGDYLFNEAEKLIGKVDCIVYGKESKCQSWFSEEIRTSVNFIPVSRDDVKINASTLRKYMKENNFEKWKKFINEKNWDEFEKMREILIGI; encoded by the coding sequence ATGAAAAAATATAAAACAGGTTTAGTTTTAGGAAGATTCCAAACATTTCACAAAGGGCACGAATACATTATAAATAAAGCTCTTGAAGTATGCAGCAAAGTTTTGGTATTTATAGGTTCTAGCGATAAAGATGGAACTCAAGAAAATCCTTTTTCTTATGAATTAAGAAAAAAACTGATAAAAAAAATTTATGAAAATGAAATAAAAAAAAATCAGTTAGTAATTTTTCCACTAGCTGATTTAGGTGCAGGAAATGTTACCGAATGGGGAGATTACCTTTTTAACGAAGCAGAAAAATTAATAGGAAAAGTTGACTGTATTGTGTATGGCAAAGAATCCAAATGTCAAAGCTGGTTTAGTGAAGAAATCAGAACTTCTGTGAATTTTATCCCAGTTTCCAGAGATGATGTAAAAATAAATGCTTCCACCTTGAGAAAATATATGAAAGAAAATAATTTTGAAAAATGGAAAAAATTTATAAACGAAAAGAATTGGGATGAATTTGAAAAAATGAGAGAAATTTTGATTGGAATATAA
- a CDS encoding OmpP1/FadL family transporter codes for MKLKIAIISILTAIFANAASIDYLSNNSASYFQNPSQAGKISVEGVFYNPAGTAFVDDGTYVNLNMQNSMVEESMTLKGKKMKSHRYAGAPSFNILRKKDNYSIFGNLSVIAGGATLRYNNGVAGIELAGDTFNSLTGGRLGAKVVKNRFTGQNRYYQLMLGGAYKINDNFSIAGGLKYVYAHRKLDGEAEYGYNSAVGNAIGLSRNHLSMNSRRDADGFGGIIGLDYKPTDTLNFALKYETPVKLKFKSKAQENNKMIFRGMPLGISFFYPEYADGVHSRRDLPGVLALGVSKDINKWTLSGGYTHYFNRTAKMDRFKYDDGYEVNFGADYKINEKFTWHAGFNYANTGAKKESFSDVEFAINSQIYATGITYKPTDASEWKFGIAHVNYNSSNGKREKTSLPGIYIDKSKVKYDKSINVFTLGYTHKF; via the coding sequence ATGAAACTAAAAATAGCAATTATATCAATTTTAACTGCAATCTTTGCGAATGCGGCAAGTATTGACTATTTGTCAAACAACTCCGCTTCATACTTTCAAAATCCATCTCAGGCTGGAAAAATTTCTGTAGAAGGTGTTTTTTACAATCCAGCTGGAACCGCATTTGTAGATGATGGAACTTATGTAAATTTAAATATGCAAAATTCCATGGTCGAAGAGTCAATGACTTTAAAAGGGAAAAAAATGAAATCCCATAGATATGCAGGAGCACCGTCTTTCAATATTTTACGCAAAAAAGATAATTATTCAATTTTTGGAAATTTAAGCGTAATCGCAGGTGGAGCAACTCTCCGTTACAATAATGGAGTTGCTGGAATTGAGCTTGCTGGAGATACTTTCAACAGCTTGACAGGCGGAAGGCTTGGAGCAAAAGTTGTAAAAAACCGTTTTACTGGGCAAAATCGTTATTATCAATTAATGCTTGGCGGAGCTTATAAAATTAATGATAACTTTTCAATAGCAGGTGGCTTAAAATATGTTTATGCACATAGAAAACTGGATGGAGAAGCTGAATACGGCTACAATTCCGCTGTAGGAAATGCAATTGGACTTAGCAGAAATCATCTGTCTATGAATTCAAGACGTGATGCGGACGGGTTTGGTGGAATCATCGGTTTAGATTACAAGCCTACTGACACGTTAAACTTTGCATTAAAATACGAAACGCCTGTAAAATTGAAATTTAAGTCAAAGGCACAGGAAAACAACAAGATGATATTCAGGGGAATGCCTCTTGGAATTTCATTTTTCTATCCTGAATATGCAGACGGAGTACACTCAAGACGTGATTTGCCAGGAGTTTTGGCTCTAGGAGTTTCAAAAGATATAAACAAATGGACTCTTTCAGGAGGGTACACACATTATTTTAACAGAACTGCAAAAATGGACAGATTTAAGTATGATGACGGTTATGAAGTGAATTTTGGAGCAGATTACAAAATTAATGAAAAGTTCACTTGGCACGCTGGATTTAATTATGCTAATACAGGTGCAAAAAAAGAATCATTCTCAGACGTCGAATTTGCAATAAATTCCCAAATTTATGCTACAGGAATTACTTACAAGCCAACAGATGCTTCAGAATGGAAATTTGGAATTGCCCACGTAAACTATAATTCATCAAATGGAAAACGTGAAAAGACATCGCTTCCAGGCATTTATATTGATAAATCAAAAGTAAAATATGATAAAAGCATAAATGTATTTACATTAGGATATACACATAAATTCTAG
- the fucO gene encoding lactaldehyde reductase: MAQRIILNEISYHGFGAINHITEEVKKNKFKKAFICTDKGLLEFGGVSKITDLLDKENLAYEVFSDVQPNPTIENVKDGVEKYKSSGADYIIAIGGGSPMDTAKAIAIIINNPEFSDVRSLEGVADTKNKCVPIIAVATTAGTAAEVTINYVITDVEKDRKFVCVDPHDLPIIAIVDPAMMTSMPKELTAATGLDALTHAIEGFTTKAAWEMTDMFHLKAIELIAKYLRSAVNNEPEGREKMALASYLAGMGFSNVGLGIVHSMAHPLGAFYGTPHGIANAIILPTVMEYNAEFTGEKFKDIAKAFGVKHTRKMSPQEYRKAAVDKVRELASDVGIPDNLKGIMDIKDLDFIAESALNDVCTGGNPRDTNLEDIKELYKKLL, encoded by the coding sequence ATGGCACAAAGAATTATTTTGAATGAAATTTCGTATCATGGTTTTGGAGCAATAAACCACATTACAGAAGAAGTGAAGAAAAATAAATTCAAAAAAGCGTTTATATGCACAGATAAGGGACTTTTAGAATTTGGTGGAGTATCAAAAATTACAGATTTACTAGATAAGGAAAATTTAGCTTATGAAGTTTTTTCTGATGTTCAGCCAAATCCGACTATTGAAAATGTTAAAGATGGTGTTGAAAAGTACAAATCTTCAGGTGCTGACTATATTATCGCAATTGGTGGAGGTTCACCAATGGATACTGCAAAAGCGATTGCAATTATCATAAATAATCCCGAATTTTCTGATGTAAGAAGCCTTGAAGGTGTTGCTGATACTAAAAATAAATGTGTACCAATTATTGCCGTTGCCACAACAGCTGGAACTGCCGCCGAAGTTACAATTAACTATGTAATTACAGATGTTGAAAAAGACAGAAAATTTGTCTGTGTAGATCCCCACGATTTACCAATTATAGCAATTGTTGACCCTGCAATGATGACAAGTATGCCAAAGGAACTTACTGCTGCAACTGGACTAGATGCCTTAACTCATGCAATTGAAGGATTTACAACAAAAGCTGCTTGGGAAATGACTGACATGTTCCATTTAAAAGCCATTGAATTAATTGCAAAATATTTGAGAAGTGCTGTAAATAATGAACCTGAAGGACGTGAAAAAATGGCACTTGCTTCATATTTAGCTGGAATGGGATTCTCAAATGTAGGACTTGGAATTGTACATTCGATGGCACATCCATTAGGAGCATTTTATGGTACTCCACATGGAATTGCAAACGCAATAATTCTTCCAACTGTAATGGAATACAATGCTGAATTTACTGGAGAAAAATTTAAAGATATTGCAAAAGCATTTGGTGTAAAACATACAAGAAAAATGTCACCACAAGAATACAGAAAAGCTGCAGTTGATAAAGTAAGGGAACTAGCAAGCGATGTTGGAATTCCAGACAATCTAAAAGGAATTATGGATATAAAAGATTTGGACTTTATTGCTGAATCTGCATTAAATGACGTTTGTACAGGTGGAAATCCACGAGATACAAATTTAGAAGATATAAAAGAATTGTATAAGAAATTATTATAA
- a CDS encoding AtpZ/AtpI family protein has translation MDFENEKNNLENNNDKDLTNKKIIDEEEKRKQRLFEIEKKLGRHNNEKELKNKRNNKIMKYFALATNMVYILALPILIMLGFYLLLKKYLFKTDQPLVLIIFLLIGAISGYWSLIKQVNNIK, from the coding sequence ATGGATTTTGAAAATGAAAAAAATAATTTAGAAAATAATAACGATAAAGATTTAACTAATAAAAAAATAATTGATGAAGAGGAAAAAAGAAAACAGAGGCTCTTTGAAATAGAAAAAAAACTGGGCAGACACAACAACGAAAAAGAATTGAAAAATAAAAGAAACAATAAAATTATGAAATATTTTGCACTTGCTACAAATATGGTTTATATTTTAGCTTTGCCAATACTGATTATGCTAGGATTTTACCTTCTTTTGAAAAAATATTTATTTAAGACGGATCAGCCACTTGTTTTAATTATTTTCCTTTTAATAGGTGCAATTTCAGGCTACTGGTCGCTTATAAAGCAAGTGAATAATATAAAATGA
- a CDS encoding tRNA1(Val) (adenine(37)-N6)-methyltransferase, whose amino-acid sequence MKKTGEETVTPIKNMKIIQRNDFQNFTLDSVLLADFVKINRKTKKILDIGTGCGIIALLLSQRSKAQITGIELQEIMAGIAIRNINNNKFENQVKIINGDIKNYKNIFNRDEFDTIVTNPPYFEFTGDISQTNNLEQLANARHNINLTLEEIIKISSYLLKNMGNFSIVFRSERLVEVLSLLQKYNLEPKRMKNCYTKWNENSKICLLEAIKDAKKGFSIEMPIFVYDENGKRSEYVENLYK is encoded by the coding sequence ATGAAAAAAACTGGAGAAGAAACAGTTACTCCAATAAAAAATATGAAAATTATTCAACGAAATGACTTTCAAAATTTTACACTTGATTCTGTCTTGCTTGCAGACTTTGTAAAAATTAACCGAAAAACTAAAAAAATCCTTGATATTGGGACTGGCTGTGGAATTATCGCATTACTTCTGTCACAACGGTCAAAAGCTCAAATTACAGGCATAGAATTACAAGAAATAATGGCAGGAATTGCCATAAGAAATATTAATAACAATAAATTTGAAAATCAGGTTAAAATAATAAACGGAGATATAAAAAATTATAAAAATATTTTTAACCGTGACGAATTTGACACCATCGTCACAAATCCCCCGTATTTTGAATTTACTGGTGACATTTCCCAGACAAACAATTTGGAACAACTGGCAAACGCAAGACATAATATTAATTTAACACTTGAAGAAATAATAAAAATTTCTTCTTACTTATTAAAAAATATGGGAAATTTCTCAATCGTATTCCGAAGCGAACGTCTAGTAGAAGTTCTATCACTTTTACAAAAATACAATTTAGAACCAAAACGAATGAAAAACTGCTACACAAAATGGAATGAAAATTCAAAAATTTGCCTTTTAGAAGCAATAAAGGATGCAAAAAAAGGTTTTTCTATTGAAATGCCAATTTTTGTTTATGATGAAAATGGAAAAAGAAGTGAATATGTTGAGAATTTGTATAAATAA
- a CDS encoding YebC/PmpR family DNA-binding transcriptional regulator, producing MGRHGTIAGRKEAQDKKRAASFTKLVRLITVAARGGENPEFNVALKHAIEKAKAINMPNDNINRAIKKGAGTDGSTAFETLNYEGYGPAGVAIIVEALTDNKNRTASSVKMAFDRNGGNLGVSGSVSYMFGRKGEIIIEKTDDIDEEALMEVALEAGMEDMETLEDSFYITTETANFDTVADALRNAGYTLLEADIQYLPSIEVDTLGEDDLQKLRKLIDTLENDDDVQKVHHNYAGEL from the coding sequence ATGGGAAGACATGGTACAATAGCTGGGCGTAAGGAAGCACAGGATAAAAAAAGAGCCGCATCATTCACAAAACTTGTTAGGCTTATAACAGTGGCAGCAAGAGGTGGAGAAAATCCTGAATTTAACGTAGCCTTAAAACATGCAATCGAAAAAGCAAAAGCAATTAATATGCCTAATGACAACATAAACAGAGCAATCAAGAAAGGAGCAGGAACTGACGGCTCAACAGCCTTTGAAACATTAAATTATGAAGGTTATGGCCCTGCGGGAGTCGCCATTATTGTAGAAGCTCTTACAGATAACAAAAATAGAACTGCTTCATCTGTAAAAATGGCTTTTGATAGAAATGGTGGAAACCTTGGAGTTTCTGGATCAGTTTCATATATGTTCGGAAGAAAAGGTGAGATTATCATTGAAAAAACTGACGACATTGATGAGGAAGCATTGATGGAAGTGGCACTTGAGGCTGGAATGGAAGATATGGAAACTTTGGAAGACAGTTTTTACATCACAACTGAAACAGCGAACTTTGACACAGTGGCAGACGCCTTAAGAAATGCAGGATACACATTGCTTGAAGCAGATATTCAATATTTGCCGTCTATCGAAGTTGACACTCTTGGTGAAGATGATTTACAAAAATTGAGAAAATTGATTGACACTCTGGAAAATGACGATGATGTTCAAAAAGTTCATCACAACTACGCTGGAGAATTATAA
- the pncB gene encoding nicotinate phosphoribosyltransferase, with protein sequence MKLKPIVTSLLDTDFYKFNMNQVIFHKHTDLVGEYHFKCRTPGIEFTQEMLEEINEQIDHLCSLRFTNEELNYLSSIRFIKSDYVEFLRLWHPIKDYVTTILENGKLKVIISGPLFSAMQFEIYLLEIINEVYFRMKFDYDELVISAKEKLEKKILDFKNKKYNFKFAEFGCRRRLSREWQEEAVKKLSSEIQNMVGTSNVFLAMKYNLVPIGTYAHEYVQMYQGIDSIPLSYTNHYALKDWYDEYKGDNGTALTDTITTDLFLRDFDRSMVNNYTGVRHDSGDPYIWAEKILNHYKKYETDPKTKTLLFSDSLNFDEAEKLYQKFKDKAKISFGIGTFITNDTKENPLNIVIKLQYVNGRPVAKLSDVETKVMCDNEEYLKYLKASVKFRLEREHEY encoded by the coding sequence ATGAAACTAAAACCTATTGTAACATCTTTACTTGATACAGATTTTTATAAATTTAACATGAATCAGGTAATATTTCATAAGCACACAGATTTAGTCGGAGAATATCACTTTAAATGCCGAACACCAGGAATTGAATTTACACAAGAAATGCTAGAAGAAATAAATGAACAAATTGACCATTTATGTAGTTTGCGATTTACGAATGAAGAATTAAATTATTTGAGTTCGATAAGATTTATTAAATCAGACTATGTTGAATTTTTGAGATTGTGGCATCCAATTAAGGATTATGTAACTACGATACTTGAAAATGGTAAACTTAAAGTTATCATCTCAGGACCGCTTTTTAGTGCTATGCAATTTGAAATTTACTTGCTTGAAATCATTAACGAAGTATATTTTAGAATGAAGTTTGACTACGATGAACTAGTTATTTCGGCAAAAGAAAAATTGGAGAAAAAAATTTTAGATTTTAAAAATAAAAAATATAATTTTAAATTTGCTGAATTTGGCTGCAGAAGAAGACTTTCAAGAGAATGGCAAGAAGAAGCAGTGAAAAAATTATCCAGCGAAATTCAAAATATGGTTGGAACTTCCAATGTATTTTTGGCAATGAAATATAATCTAGTACCAATCGGAACTTATGCTCACGAATATGTCCAAATGTATCAAGGGATTGACTCCATTCCATTATCTTACACAAATCATTACGCATTAAAAGATTGGTACGATGAATACAAGGGAGACAACGGCACAGCACTTACAGATACGATAACTACCGATTTATTTTTAAGAGATTTTGACAGAAGCATGGTAAACAACTACACAGGAGTGCGGCACGATTCGGGAGATCCATATATCTGGGCTGAAAAAATATTAAATCACTACAAAAAATATGAAACAGACCCAAAAACAAAAACACTTTTATTTAGCGATTCGCTAAATTTTGACGAAGCTGAAAAACTATACCAGAAATTTAAAGACAAAGCAAAAATTTCTTTTGGAATAGGAACATTTATAACTAACGACACCAAGGAAAATCCACTAAATATCGTAATCAAACTTCAGTATGTAAACGGAAGGCCTGTCGCTAAATTAAGTGATGTGGAAACCAAAGTAATGTGTGATAACGAAGAATACTTAAAATATCTGAAAGCGTCGGTAAAATTTAGGCTCGAAAGAGAACACGAGTATTAA